The genomic stretch GAGGACCACGATGATTTTGCAGCTTGACAATGTCTCACTAAAACGGAATGGGAAATGGATACTGAAAGATATTCATTGGAAGGTGGAAGAAAAGGAAAATTGGGTGCTTTACGGCCTAAATGGCGCCGGGAAGACAGCGCTGTTAAATATGCTTTGCTCATATTATTTTCCAACATCAGGCGAGATGCAGGTGCTCGGCCATGAATTTGGCAAAACAGAGCTTGGGGAAAAGCTCAGACGTAAAATTGGCCTCGTCTCAGCAGCTCTTCAGCAAAAATTGTATCCGGCAGATTCAGCTTTTGAAATTGCTTTGAGCGGAGCTTACGCTTCGATTGGGTTATATGAAACGCCAAGTAAGGAAACCAGGGAAAAAGCGATAGGTTTGTTAGAGGACTTGGGAGCAATTGAATATGCCGATCGCCGCTATGAAACCCTTTCTCAAGGGGAAAAACAAAGAGCATTGATTGCTAGAGCACTAATGGCCGATCCGGAGCTGCTGATACTGGATGAACCAGTCACAGGACTGGATTTTATTGCCCGGGAAAAGCTGTTAGATACGATTACATACATTGCAAACAAAGAAAATGCACCATCTATCCTTTATGTGACTCATCATGCTGAAGAAATTTTGCCTGTCTTTGATAAAGCCCTTTTATTAAAACAGGGAGAGGTTTTTGGATCCGGAGAAATAAAGGAAATGCTTACTGATCAAATACTTTCCGCTTTTTTTGATACGCCAATCCATGTATTATGGAATCAGGATCGGCCGTTTTTAACAAGAGCTGAGCCGATAACGAATGCCTGACAAATATATATAGATTCATCCTAGGGGTGCTTTGCGAAGCTGAGAGAGACTTTGTCTCAACCCTTTTGACCTGATCTGGATCATGCCAGCGGA from Bacillus subtilis subsp. subtilis str. 168 encodes the following:
- the ylmA gene encoding putative ABC transporter (ATP-binding protein) (Evidence 3: Putative function from multiple computational evidences; PubMedId: 16707683, 18083814; Product type t: transporter); translated protein: MILQLDNVSLKRNGKWILKDIHWKVEEKENWVLYGLNGAGKTALLNMLCSYYFPTSGEMQVLGHEFGKTELGEKLRRKIGLVSAALQQKLYPADSAFEIALSGAYASIGLYETPSKETREKAIGLLEDLGAIEYADRRYETLSQGEKQRALIARALMADPELLILDEPVTGLDFIAREKLLDTITYIANKENAPSILYVTHHAEEILPVFDKALLLKQGEVFGSGEIKEMLTDQILSAFFDTPIHVLWNQDRPFLTRAEPITNA